Proteins from one Triticum aestivum cultivar Chinese Spring chromosome 7A, IWGSC CS RefSeq v2.1, whole genome shotgun sequence genomic window:
- the LOC123148514 gene encoding superoxide dismutase [Fe] 2, chloroplastic isoform X2, whose product MLLPMRGLPAAPPRPLAHPHTAPAPPPSLLGPRRRRPSRRLSKVVSYYGLTTPPYKTDALEPYMSRRAVELHWGKHQQDYVDGLNKQLAISPLYGHTLEDLIKEAYNNGNPLPEYNDAAEVWNHHFFWESMQPEGGGSPEAGVLQQIEKDFGSFFNFREEFMRSALSLLGSGWVWLVLKRSERKLEVVHTRNAINPLAFGDIPIISLDLWEHAYYLDYKDDRRTYVSNFLDHLVSWHTVTLRMMRAEAFVNLGEPTIPVA is encoded by the exons ATGCTCCTCCCAATGCGCGGCCTCCCGGCCGCCCCACCCCGCCCGCTCGCCCACCCACAcaccgcgcccgcgccgccgccctcgctcCTCGGTCCCCGGCGCCGCCGTCCGTCCCGGAGGCTCTCCAAGGTCGTGTCCTACTACGGCCTCACGACTCCGCCGTACAAAACC GACGCCCTGGAGCCGTACATGAGCAGGCGGGCGGTGGAGCTGCACTGGGGCAAGCACCAGCAGGACTACGTGGACGGGCTCAACAAGCAGCTCGCCATCAGCCCGCTCTACGGCCACACCCTCGAGGACCTCATCAAGGAGGCCTACAACAACGGCAACCCGCTGCCCGAGTACAACGACGCGGCCGAG GTCTGGAACCATCACTTCTTCTGGGAATCGATGCAGCCGGAAGGCGGCGGCTCGCCCGAGGCAGGTGTGCTGCAGCAGATCGAGAAGGATTTCGGCTCCTTTTTTAATTTCAGGGAGGAGTTCATGCGCTCGGCGTTGTCGTTGTTGGGGTCTGGTTGGGTTTGGCTTGTCT TGAAGAGAAGCGAGAGGAAGCTTGAGGTGGTTCACACGCGAAACGCTATCAACCCACTTGCTTTTGGAGATATT CCAATCATCAGCCTAGACTTGTGGGAG CATGCTTACTACTTGGATTACAAG GATGACAGGCGAACATATGTGTCAAACTTTCTGGATCACCTTGTCTCTTGGCATACTGTCACTCTACGCATGATGCGCGCGGAGGCTTTTGTGAACCTTGGTGAACCAACTATCCCAGTGGCATGA
- the LOC123148514 gene encoding superoxide dismutase [Fe] 2, chloroplastic isoform X1: MLLPMRGLPAAPPRPLAHPHTAPAPPPSLLGPRRRRPSRRLSKVVSYYGLTTPPYKTDALEPYMSRRAVELHWGKHQQDYVDGLNKQLAISPLYGHTLEDLIKEAYNNGNPLPEYNDAAEVWNHHFFWESMQPEGGGSPEAGVLQQIEKDFGSFFNFREEFMRSALSLLGSGWVWLVLKRSERKLEVVHTRNAINPLAFGDIPIISLDLWEVRELKNLCLDPTMRHVLTFVFILFSMLTTWITRMTGEHMCQTFWITLSLGILSLYA, encoded by the exons ATGCTCCTCCCAATGCGCGGCCTCCCGGCCGCCCCACCCCGCCCGCTCGCCCACCCACAcaccgcgcccgcgccgccgccctcgctcCTCGGTCCCCGGCGCCGCCGTCCGTCCCGGAGGCTCTCCAAGGTCGTGTCCTACTACGGCCTCACGACTCCGCCGTACAAAACC GACGCCCTGGAGCCGTACATGAGCAGGCGGGCGGTGGAGCTGCACTGGGGCAAGCACCAGCAGGACTACGTGGACGGGCTCAACAAGCAGCTCGCCATCAGCCCGCTCTACGGCCACACCCTCGAGGACCTCATCAAGGAGGCCTACAACAACGGCAACCCGCTGCCCGAGTACAACGACGCGGCCGAG GTCTGGAACCATCACTTCTTCTGGGAATCGATGCAGCCGGAAGGCGGCGGCTCGCCCGAGGCAGGTGTGCTGCAGCAGATCGAGAAGGATTTCGGCTCCTTTTTTAATTTCAGGGAGGAGTTCATGCGCTCGGCGTTGTCGTTGTTGGGGTCTGGTTGGGTTTGGCTTGTCT TGAAGAGAAGCGAGAGGAAGCTTGAGGTGGTTCACACGCGAAACGCTATCAACCCACTTGCTTTTGGAGATATT CCAATCATCAGCCTAGACTTGTGGGAGGTAAGGGAATTGAAGAACCTCTGTTTAGATCCTACCATGCGCCATGTACTGACATTCGTCTTTATCCTTTTCAGCATGCTTACTACTTGGATTACAAG GATGACAGGCGAACATATGTGTCAAACTTTCTGGATCACCTTGTCTCTTGGCATACTGTCACTCTACGCATGA
- the LOC123151859 gene encoding protein arginine N-methyltransferase PRMT10, with product MASPPNGAAAAAAASSAAGGAPPVDKEVDFANYFCTYAYLYHQKEMLCDRVRMDAYHSAVFRNPHHFRGKVVLDVGTGSGILAIWSAQAGARKVYAVEATNVAEHARELVRANGVADIVEVIQGTMEDIVLPEKVDVIISEWMGYYLLRESMFDSVICARDRWLNPGGVMYPSHARMWLAPIRSGLGDKKMEDFEIAMNDWNHFVEDTQAYYGVNMNALTKAYRAEHEKFYLKSSIWNNLHPNQLIGQPAVVKEMDCLTATVEEIREVRAQVTLPINQDRTRLAALAGWFDVHFRGSKQNPAVEEVELNTAPDENGGTHWGQQVFLMTPAPRVNEGDSINVSFSMVRSKENHRLMDMDITYELHEASGRKLPAVATKIFLE from the exons atggcgTCTCCCCccaacggcgccgccgccgccgccgccgcctcctcggccGCCGGGGGCGCGCCCCCCGTCGACAAGGAGGTCGACTTCGCCAACTACTTCTGCACCTACGCCTACCTCTACCACCAGAAGGAGATGCTCTGCGACCGCGTCCGCATGGACGCCTACCATTCCGCCGTCTTCCGCAACCCCCACCACTTCCGCGGCAAG GTGGTTCTTGATGTCGGCACCGGGAGCGGCATCCTCGCCATCTGGAGCGCTCAGGCCGGCGCCAGGAAGGTGTACGCCGTCGAGGCCACCAACGTGGCGGAGCACGCCCGCGAGCTCGTCCGCGCCAACGGGGTCGCCGACATCGTCGAGGTCATTCAGGGGACCATGGAGGacattgtgctgccagagaaag TTGATGTCATTATCTCTGAGTGGATGGGCTACTATCTCTTGAGAGAATCCATGTTTGATTCCGTCATATGCGCACGTGACCGCTGGTTGAATCCAGGTGGTGTAAT GTATCCTAGTCATGCTCGGATGTGGTTAGCTCCAATAAGAAGTGGTTTGGGTGACAAAAAGATGGAAGATTTCGAGATTGCTATGAATGACTGGAATCATTTTGTTGAGGACACTCAGGCTTATTATGGGGTCAACATGAATGCCTTGACAAAGGCATATCGTGCAGAACATGAGAAGTTCTATCTCAAG TCTTCGATTTGGAACAATCTTCATCCGAACCAACTTATTGGGCAACCTGCTGTCGTCAAGGAGATGGATTGCTTGACAGCAACCGTTGAAGAGATTCGAGAAGTTAGAGCACAAGTTACATTGCCAATCAACCAGGATAGAACAAGGCTAGCTGCATTGGCTGGGTGGTTTGATGTTCACTTTAGA GGTAGCAAGCAAAACCCTGCAGTTGAGGAAGTTGAATTGAATACAGCCCCAGATGAGAATGGTGGGACACACTGGGGTCAGCAG gtgttcttgatgactccagcTCCGAGAGTAAATGAAGGGGACAGTATCAATGTTTCTTTCTCGATGGTTCGCTCGAAAGAGAATCACCGGCTTATGGATATGGATATCACCTATGAACTGCACGAGGCATCTGGAAGGAAGCTACCAGCAGTCGCAACCAAGATTTTCTTAGAGTAG